One window of the Chelonoidis abingdonii isolate Lonesome George chromosome 3, CheloAbing_2.0, whole genome shotgun sequence genome contains the following:
- the CCSAP gene encoding centriole, cilia and spindle-associated protein has translation MVPARPRVKSEYMKRFKEPKWESCGPCYRELLRYRLSRRLLEQAHRPWLWDGWEPDSSGSSAGSPSPPSTSPPAAQQQQEAAAPGAGGSSRVGEPGAAGKASPAEPPRTAEKETEGDDQERVAEQTLVKETDKSTTRTGQQPSRSALSSRNDRRSAKSPQRTDAAKEHKHPFALYGWGEKRTDTGSQKTHNVCASASVHEIHESALRAKNRRQVEKRKLSQKRVRSADVDRTWRVKPSPPDNPWMTEYMRCYSARAR, from the exons aTGGTGCCCGCGCGGCCCCGCGTGAAGAGCGAGTACATGAAGCGCTTCAAGGAGCCCAAATGGGAGTCGTGCGGCCCCTGCTACCGGGAGCTGCTGCGCTACCGCCTCAGCCGCCGCCTGCTGGAGCAGGCGCAccggccctggctctgggacGGCTGGGAGCCCGACAGCAGCGGCAGCAGCGCCggctccccctcgccccccagcaccagcccccCTGCcgcgcagcagcagcaggaggcggcAGCGCCCGGTGCCGGCGGCAGCAGCCGCGTTGGGGAGCCAGGAGCAGCGGGGAAGGCGAGCCCGGCGGAGCCCCCGCGAACAGCGG agaaagaaacagagggaGATGACCAAGAGAGAGTTGCGGAACAGACATTGGTGAAAGAAACTGACAAATCAACCACCCGTACAGGACAACAACCAAGTCGAAGTGCCTTGTCCAGTCGGAATGATCGAAGATCAGCTAAAAGTCCTCAAAGGACAGATGCAGCAAAGGAGCATAAACATCCATTTGCTTTATATGGCTGGGGAGAAAAACGTACAGATACAGGGAGCCAGAAAACTCACAATGTCTGTGCTTCTGCTTCAGTGCATGAA ATTCATGAATCTGCACTACGAGCAAAGAACAGAAGGCAAGTGGAGAAAAGGAAATTGTCTCAAAAGCGAGTGCGCTCTGCAGATGTGGATCGGACCTGGAGAGTAAAGCCTTCCCCGCCAGATAATCCCTGGATGACTGAGTACATGAGATGCTACTCAGCAAGAGCTCGGTGA